The following coding sequences are from one Triticum aestivum cultivar Chinese Spring chromosome 5A, IWGSC CS RefSeq v2.1, whole genome shotgun sequence window:
- the LOC123102271 gene encoding protein tesmin/TSO1-like CXC 2: protein MDTPDRPRAGAAAGFEDSPVFNFINNLSPIPPPKPQDTSHNVHLFKSSDLAPVSSIFASPHVNPPKESKLLIRDDSVQLSQDSNSPNSVRTRLGSAIRLIKCKNIVSENCSFTCHLNQGPIDSSANRSNSTSKLPQTIQFVGDSSECGKNQNADGKKDLARDQESIELEGALLDHTGPDKIDSSQPGRIVHENQQCEQQKDGFTAYDGDYLITHESSMDMLRLAPPCETDTQLVNETLNADNVFSGNSLLTDGPSGSYISNAAHDPNLYWDGTVEGPTTDYTPQLLPGACQSQSVSNDQICNAVEEPSDHIPIDQSALSQNMRGMRRRCLFNEKAGAVNKAAKKTSDRHSANTTTPRCKTNSGDKPVRTPPCALPGIGLHLNALAPISTDKIVPQAAQSSINQASNFPCAVSSSTSEPNIVNEDSSQAIVVANADESGQGSPKKKRHKFDDGDGTSCKRCSCKKSKCLKLYCECFHAGVFCSEPCSCQGCLNKPSNMEIVLSTREQIESRNPLAFAPKVIRTSEPGQESGEYSNKTPASARHKRGCNCKKSSCLKKYCECYQGGVGCSISCRCEGCKNAFGRREGLGPLSIEEAKQGNEENSACVKEEKKEDDNNQLVICPAANPAPAENVLTTPSAMDIRPLASLPPSSSKRPRSTTKVLGHPSRLCNSQAPLKTDTVLSPFENYAEIMFGVGTSDSLKGGLSPQTSVKVVSPNKKRVSPPRIGTGLSPICKSGRKLILKSIPSFPSLGGDVNNADTKTTLPAP, encoded by the exons atGGACACGCCCGATAggccccgcgccggcgccgccgccggatTCGAG GACTCCCCCGTCTTCAATTTTATCAATAATCTATCTCCTATACCACCTCCTAAACCTCAAGACACATCACATAATGTGCACCTATTCAAGTCGTCTGACTTGGCTCCTGTTTCTTCAATCTTTGCCTCACCCCATGTCAATCCACCAAAGGAATCTAAACTTCTGATAAG GGATGATTCTGTTCAACTTTCTCAAGATTCAAACTCTCCTAATAGTGTCAGAACTCGACTAGGGAGTGCTATTAGGTTGATCAAATGCAAAAACATTGTTTCGGAGAATTGCAGTTTCACCTGCCACCTAAATCAGGGACCTATTGATTCTTCTGCCAATAGATCAAACTCTACAAGTAAATTGCCTCAAACCATCCAGTTTGTTGGTGACAGTTCAGAATGTGGTAAGAATCAAAATGCTGATGGTAAAAAAGATCTTGCTAGAGATCAGGAGAGCATAGAACTAGAAGGCGCCCTCCTTGATCACACTGGCCCAGATAAAATCGACTCATCACAACCTGGAAGAATCGTTCATGAAAACCAACAATGTGAACAACAAAAGGATGGATTTACAGCATATGATGGGGATTACTTGATTACACACGAATCAAGTATGGATATGCTGAGATTAGCCCCACCATGTGAGACAGATACACAGTTAGTGAATGAGACACTAAACGCTGATAATGTGTTCTCTGGCAATTCCTTGCTGACCGATGGGCCAAGTGGCTCTTACATCAGCAATGCTGCACATGATCCAAATCTTTACTGGGATGGAACGGTTGAAGGGCCCACGACAGATTATACCCCCCAATTGCTCCCTGGTGCTTGTCAAAGTCAGTCAGTGTCAAATGATCAAATCTGTAATGCAGTTGAAGAGCCCAGTGATCACATACCAATCGACCAAAGT GCCTTGTCACAGAATATGCGTGGTATGCGAAGGCGTTGCCTTTTCAATGAAAAGGCTGGGGCTGTTAACAAAGCTGCCAAGAAGACCTCGGATCGCCATTCTGCAAATACAACTACCCCCAGATGCAAAACTAATTCTGGTGATAAGCCTGTGCGAACCCCTCCATGTGCATTGCCTGGTATTGGCTTGCATCTGAATGCCCTTGCCCCAATATCAACAGACAAAATAGTCCCCCAAGCTGCTCAATCTTCCATAAATCAAGCCAGCAACTTCCCCTGTGCTGTCAGTTCTTCAACATCTGAACCAAATATTGTAAATGAAGATTCCTCTCAGGCAATCGTGGTTGCAAATGCTGATGAGTCTGGTCAGGGCAGTCCCAAGAAGAAAAG ACACAAGTTTGATGATGGTGATGGGACTTCATGCAAGCGTTGTAGCTGTAAGAAGTCAAAATGCTTGAAACT TTACTGCGAGTGTTTTCATGCTGGAGTCTTCTGTTCAGAACCCTGTTCATGTCAAGGCTGTCTGAATAAGCCTAGCAACATGGAGATAGTTCTATCTACTCGAGAGCAGATTGAATCTCGTAATCCACTAGCATTTGCTCCTAAAGTGATTCGGACATCTGAGCCTGGTCAGGAATCAGGG GAGTACTCTAACAAAACTCCTGCCTCGGCTCGTCACAAAAGAGGCTGCAACTGTAAGAAGTCATCGTGTCTAAAAAAGTACTGCGAATGTTATCAG GGTGGCGTGGGATGCTCCATAAGTTGCAGATGCGAGGGATGCAAGAATGCTTTTGGTAGAAGGGAGG GGCTCGGACCGTTAAGCATTGAGGAAGCTAAGCAGGGAAATGAGGAAAATAGTGCTTGTGTGaaggaagaaaaaaaggaagatgaTAATAATCAGCTCGTTATCTGCCCAGCTGCTAATCCAGCTCCTGCTGAGAATGTACTGACAACACCTTCAGCTATGGATATCAG ACCCTTGGCTTCTCTTCCACCTTCAAGCTCTAAGAGGCCACGGTCTACGACAAAGGTCCTCGGACATCCTTCTCGACTATGCAACTCTCAAGCTCCTCTGAAGACGGACACTGTGCTCTCCCCATTTGAAAACTATGCAGAAATTATGTTTGGGGTGGGTACATCAGATAGCCTGAAAGGAGGGTTATCTCCTCAAACTTCTGTCAAGGTCGTGTCACCGAATAAAAAGAGGGTATCTCCCCCGCGCATTGGTACTGGGTTGTCTCCAATTTGCAAGAGTGGCAGGAAGTTGATCCTGAAATCCATCCCTTCATTCCCTTCTCTTGGTGGTGATGTAAATAACGCGGATACCAAGACCACCTTGCCAGCTCCTTGA